Proteins found in one Sardina pilchardus chromosome 3, fSarPil1.1, whole genome shotgun sequence genomic segment:
- the LOC134076921 gene encoding germ cell nuclear acidic protein: protein MASLRSWLLGLMLALFCTFNLPLAPVAKAQELPLFSEEGLFADEDAAEAAEAAADDDDDDDDDDDDDDDDDDDDDDDDDDDDDDDDDDDDDDDDDDDDDDDDDDDDDDDDDDDDDDDDDDDDDDDDDDDDDDDDDDDDDDDDDDDDDDDDDDDDDDDDDDDDDDDDDDDDDDDDDDDDDDDDDHDDDDDDDDDDDDDEEYVEGSICSVCEHCEHCDDCDKCPCKEGDDADYCEHCDDCSLCAICPVCEAVCQPGGFLDTMTGSIYKTVADVFDGEH from the exons ATGGCTTCCCTGAGGAGTTGGCTGCTGGGCCTGATGCTGGCCCTGTTCTGCACCTTCAACTTGCCCCTGGCCCCAGTGGCCAAAGCCCAGGAGCTCCCGCTGTTCAGCGAGGAAGGGCTGTTTGCTGACGAGGatgcagcagaggcagcagaggcagcagcagatgatgatgatgatgatgatgatgatgatgatgatgatgatgatgatgatgatgatgacgatgacgacgatgatgacgacgacgacgacgatgatgatgacgatgatgatgatgacgacgatgacgacgacgatgatgatgacgacgacgatgatgatgatgacgatgatgatgatgatgatgatgatgatgacgatgatgatgatgacgatgatgatgatgacgatgacgacgatgacgacgatgatgacgacgatgatgatgacgacgatgacgatgatgatgatgacgatgacgacgacgacgatgacgacgacgacgatgatgatgatgatgatgatgacgatgacgatgatgatgatgatgatgatgatgatgatgatgaccatGATG atgatgatgatgacgacgacgatgacgacgatgatgaagaATATGTCGAAGGCTCTATCTGTTCAGTGTGTGAACACTGCGAG CACTGTGACGATTGTGATAAGTGTCCTTGCAAGGAAGGAGACGACGCGGATTACTGTGAACACTGTGAT GACTGCAGCCTGTGTGCCATTTGCCCTGTGTGTGAGGCAGTCTGTCAGCCAG GTGGCTTCCTTGACACAATGACTGGATCAATCTACAA GACTGTGGCTGATGTGTTCGACGGTGAACACTAA
- the nosip gene encoding nitric oxide synthase-interacting protein, whose product MTRHGKNCTAGAVYTYHEKKKDTAASGYGTQSVRLGKDAIKDFDCCCLSLQPCRDPVVTPDGFLYEKEAILEYILHRKTEIAKKMKAYEKQKKAQRSENHLEATSEQRERVENFKKNEGSIVSKPINPFTSGKDGAAQNGSKAVAGTAAGSDSAVAGSSSGAGSSASSSISSTSALPSFWIPSLTPEAKPTLVKKPDKTVLCPMSGRPLKMNELVTVRFTPLDPSLDRVKLLTRQDRYVCAVTKDTLGNSLPCAVLRPSGAVVTLECVEKLIRKDMIDPINGEKLKEKDIIVLQRGGTGFAGSGVDLRAKEARPVMQA is encoded by the exons ATGACACGCCACGGGAAGAACTGCACAGCTGGTGCCGTTTACACCTACCACGAAAAGAAGAAAGACACAG CTGCATCAGGTTATGGGACTCAAAGCGTTCGTCTGGGAAAAGACGCCATCAAAGATTTCGATTGTTGCTGCCTCTCGCTGCAGCCATGCAGAGACCCCGTTGTTAC TCCTGATGGATTTTTGTATGAAAAAGAAGCCATCCTGGAGTACATCctgcacagaaagacagagattgcCAAAAAAATGAAG GCGTATGAGAAGCAGAAGAAGGCTCAGCGCAGTGAGAACCACCTGGAGGCCACCTCCGAGCAGCGCGAGCGAGTGGAGAACTTCAAGAAGAACGAGGGCAGCATTGTGTCCAAGCCCATCAACCCCTTCACCTCAG GTAAAGATGGAGCTGCTCAGAATGGATCAAAAGCTGTGGCCGGTACCGCTGCTGGATCAGATTCAGCAGTTGCGGGCTCTAGCTCTGGCGCCGGCTCCAGCGCCAGCTCCAGCATTAGTTCCACCTCAGCATTGCCAAGTTTCTGGATCCCCAGTCTCACTCCAGAAGCTAAGCCTACTCTAGTGAAGAAACCA GATAAGACCGTGCTGTGTCCGATGTCCGGGCGCCCTCTGAAGATGAATGAGCTGGTCACTGTGCGCTTCACTCCTCTGGATCCTTCCCTGGACAGGGTGAAGTTGCTCACACGCCAG GATCGCTACGTGTGTGCCGTTACCAAAGACACGCTGGGTAATTCGCTCCCATGTGCTGTCCTCCGCCCCTC AGGAGCGGTGGTGACATTGGAGTGTGTGGAGAAGCTGATTCGAAAAGACATGATTGATCCAATAAATGGAGAAAAACTAAAGGAAAAAGACATCATTGTTCTTCAGAGG GGAGGAACGGGCTTTGCAGGATCAGGAGTGGACCTCAGGGCTAAAGAGGCCCGTCCTGTCATGCAGGCGTGA
- the rcn3 gene encoding reticulocalbin-3 isoform X1, translating into MQSLLLLATLTVMVGVTLTVPAQEKRVHHQRDLSDHAHDDSDGYQYDHEAFLGKEESKTFDQLSPEESKVRLGKIVERIDTDKDGLVSHSELHYWIKHRQRKYIEENVDKHWKEYDQNKDGKIAWEEYKNTTYGYYLNDEFEDVADKASYKTMLKRDERRFRAADRDGDLIATREEFTAFIHPEDYDHMKDVIVQETLEDIDTNGDGKINMHEYIGDMYTPETGESEPDWVQTEKKHFIEFRDTNKDGLLDAVEVANWILPGEVDHADNEAKHLIHETDTNKDGQLSHDEIMERVDELKISTITDYGLLILGEHDEL; encoded by the exons ATGCAGTCACTGCTATTGCTGGCAACCCTGACTGTGATGGTCGGGGTCACACTGACCGTCCCTGCGCAGGAAAAACGAGTGCATCATCAGCGTGACCTTAGTGACCATGCCCACGACGATTCCGACGGATACCAATATGATCACGAGGCCTTCCTAGGCAAAGAGGAATCCAAAACATTTGACCAGCTGAGCCCAGAGGAAAGCAAAGTCCGATTGGG AAAAATTGTGGAACGCATTGACACAGACAAGGATGGGCTGGTCAGCCATTCAGAGCTGCACTACTGgatcaaacacagacagaggaagtaCATCGAGGAGAACGTGGACAAACACTGGAAGGAGTATGACCAGAATAAGGATGGGAAGATTGCATGGGAGGAGTACAAGAACACCACCTATGGATATTATCTCA ATGATGAGTTTGAAGACGTTGCTGACAAAGCCAGCTACAAGACCATGCTGAAGCGCGACGAGAGGCGATTCAGAGCCGCCGACCGCGATGGGGATCTCATTGCTACCAGAGAGGAGTTCACCGCCTTCATCCACCCCGAGGACTATGACCACATGAAGGACGTCATCGTCCAG GAAACTCTAGAAGACATTGACACGAATGGCGATGGCAAGATCAACATGCACGAGTACATTG GTGACATGTACACCCCGGAGACTGGGGAGAGTGAACCTGACTGGGTCCAGACAGAGAAGAAACACTTCATAGAGTTCAGGGACACAAATAAG GATGGTTTGCTGGATGCCGTTGAGGTGGCTAACTGGATCCTGCCTGGAGAGGTGGACCATGCAGATAATGAAGCAAAACATCTAATCCACGAGACGGACACAAATAAG GATGGCCAGCTCTCCCATGATGAGATCATGGAGAGGGTGGATGAACTGAAGATCAGTACGATCACTGACTATGGCCTGCTCATATTGGGAGAACACGATGAGCTCTGA
- the rcn3 gene encoding reticulocalbin-3 isoform X2, producing MQSLLLLATLTVMVGVTLTVPAQEKRVHHQRDLSDHAHDDSDGYQYDHEAFLGKEESKTFDQLSPEESKVRLGKIVERIDTDKDGLVSHSELHYWIKHRQRKYIEENVDKHWKEYDQNKDGKIAWEEYKNTTYGYYLNDEFEDVADKASYKTMLKRDERRFRAADRDGDLIATREEFTAFIHPEDYDHMKDVIVQETLEDIDTNGDGKINMHEYIGDMYTPETGESEPDWVQTEKKHFIEFRDTNKDGLLDAVEVANWILPGEVDHADNEAKHLIHETDTNKDEKISKKEILANWNMFVGSQATNYGEDLTKRHDEL from the exons ATGCAGTCACTGCTATTGCTGGCAACCCTGACTGTGATGGTCGGGGTCACACTGACCGTCCCTGCGCAGGAAAAACGAGTGCATCATCAGCGTGACCTTAGTGACCATGCCCACGACGATTCCGACGGATACCAATATGATCACGAGGCCTTCCTAGGCAAAGAGGAATCCAAAACATTTGACCAGCTGAGCCCAGAGGAAAGCAAAGTCCGATTGGG AAAAATTGTGGAACGCATTGACACAGACAAGGATGGGCTGGTCAGCCATTCAGAGCTGCACTACTGgatcaaacacagacagaggaagtaCATCGAGGAGAACGTGGACAAACACTGGAAGGAGTATGACCAGAATAAGGATGGGAAGATTGCATGGGAGGAGTACAAGAACACCACCTATGGATATTATCTCA ATGATGAGTTTGAAGACGTTGCTGACAAAGCCAGCTACAAGACCATGCTGAAGCGCGACGAGAGGCGATTCAGAGCCGCCGACCGCGATGGGGATCTCATTGCTACCAGAGAGGAGTTCACCGCCTTCATCCACCCCGAGGACTATGACCACATGAAGGACGTCATCGTCCAG GAAACTCTAGAAGACATTGACACGAATGGCGATGGCAAGATCAACATGCACGAGTACATTG GTGACATGTACACCCCGGAGACTGGGGAGAGTGAACCTGACTGGGTCCAGACAGAGAAGAAACACTTCATAGAGTTCAGGGACACAAATAAG GATGGTTTGCTGGATGCCGTTGAGGTGGCTAACTGGATCCTGCCTGGAGAGGTGGACCATGCAGATAATGAAGCAAAACATCTAATCCACGAGACGGACACAAATAAG GATGAGAAAATCTCCAAGAAAGAAATTTTAGCCAACTGGAACATGTTTGTGGGGAGCCAGGCAACCAATTACGGTGAAGACCTCACCAAGAGACATGACGAGCTCTGA